A window of the Methanoregula sp. genome harbors these coding sequences:
- a CDS encoding nucleotide exchange factor GrpE codes for MDTDDVRLKKQQLTEEIERLKTELDEKTLIAEERLNRLKYLQSDFDNYRKWSEKEKVAIIALANENLIKDLLVILDDFERALPALGQEKNREGIGMVQKKFLKILAAYGLQPIECLGKKFDPHFHEVLCKEQCDKEQDTILNEIERGYQLKSKVIRPSKVLIAENVGKDEGENNG; via the coding sequence ATGGATACTGATGATGTCCGGCTGAAAAAGCAACAGCTGACGGAAGAGATCGAACGGCTGAAAACGGAACTTGACGAAAAAACACTTATTGCAGAGGAGCGGCTTAACCGGCTGAAATACCTCCAGTCAGATTTTGATAATTACCGTAAATGGTCTGAAAAGGAAAAAGTAGCAATTATTGCGCTCGCAAACGAGAACCTGATAAAAGACCTTTTAGTCATCCTTGACGATTTCGAACGGGCGCTGCCTGCCCTTGGACAGGAAAAAAACAGGGAAGGGATCGGTATGGTCCAGAAAAAATTCTTAAAAATCCTGGCAGCATATGGGCTGCAACCCATAGAATGTCTGGGAAAAAAATTTGATCCGCATTTTCACGAGGTGTTATGCAAGGAGCAATGCGACAAAGAACAAGACACGATACTCAATGAGATCGAACGGGGTTACCAGCTGAAATCGAAAGTGATCCGACCCTCTAAAGTACTGATTGCAGAAAACGTTGGAAAAGATGAAGGTGAGAATAATGGCTAA